GTTTAAAACAATTACTACTGTATTTATACTACATATgcgatatatgtatatatatatatatatatatatatattgtatattgtTTATGATCAGGGGTTTGCAAAGTCAGCCAAGGTGACGGTCAAGAAACAGTCAGTCACTCCTAAACATACCTACTCTGCCAgaattttaaatttagatttttttcttattctacatttgtttacattttggcaAATTGTCAGCATAACAAGTATATACATCACCTGTTAGCCATTTCTATTTGCTACAAACACATGGATGTGATGATTCTTAGGCTATAACTTATAAGAAGACTCTGGTCTTATTTTACATGAAGTCTGTTGAAATCTGACTGAGTTATTGCTACGAGAAGAAAAATAGTTCATTAACAACCAGTGTATCCGTTTTAacaaattttgtatttttggctAATACCTTAAAGACAGACATTTCTATTTAATTCATTCAGCATGTAGTGTCTACCTGTAAACCGTCCAGTGTCACTGTTCTAATTTTTGCTGGTTTGTAATTTTTATTAatgctttagatatttttaaatattttcacccACTTTACTCCTTACTTTGACCTTCTGACTTCTTTTGCTACTAATAAAATAGCTTTCTATGGAACAGCAGACTATGCAACAAAATTAAATTCCAACAACACCAAGGGATTACCCAGAAACAATTAACCCCGTCCTTGACACCAGGTCATCAGAGCCAGCAGTGAAGAGAATGGaagcttatttttcttaatgatGAATGTACATATGCTTGTATTCCATTTTTAATAGAAGTTTGCTACTATGTGTAACAATTACACTATTCAGTATAATCTCAGGAAGTGAGATATCCTTGATCTCAAATACGGATTTCAGATCTGTCATTATGATCGGCTTTTAACAATCACATCTATATGTTGAAGATTTCAATGGAATGTCAGTTCTAAAAGCATTTGCCCTCTGGCCTGTCATAAACAGTGAAGCTGAAGACCACCCTAGATGTGAACACATTCCTGATTGGGTAGATGCCAACTTGAACTTTGCTCCAAAACTTTCTGTATAAAAGAAAGCCACTGGGAGGCAGCTGAAGCTTTCTCCTTCTGTGACTAGGCATTGACTTTAAGTACAATTGCTTTACCTTCAGAAACAAGGTCTTTGATGGGGCTTTTTCAATGATATGGCTCAACCCCTTCTTTTTCTCTATAAACACGAGCTTTGACTCTTGGTATTTTTACTTCAGCACACTTTTTTGATGCAACTCTGCAAAAGTGCCATCCTGTCTCCACGGCTCTGAACCAGCCTCATCCAGCAGATCTCCACTGACACACCCTTCTGCTTCTCCTGACATCCAACACTGGTCCAGCAGCGACTTCAAAAACTATGCAAGTACCACTTTCTTTGTGCTAAACAACTTAATTCAGAAGATCTCACTGGTTTTTCAATTCCAAAGTGATTCTAAATAGATCATTGCTTTTCTAACTGCTTCCATAATGATCACAGTTAATTATTCAGTTTGCTTACCTGCAGTCATTAACTCAATGTCTattgctgtcttttttttttgtagcaacagttgataaatgttttgtttctaatTATCGTcagtgttactgtgtgttgtttgaGAACTGGATGCCAGTGAAATAAAAGTTCATAACTTCTTATTATAGACTGCTTAACATATTTAGATTGGATAAATTTGATTAATCATGAAGTGTAGTTAAGCTATACACTGAAACCCATGATAACAGACCAAGTTATGTCTGTTACCTCCTTGTTCCCTAATGTTACATATTGTTCCTTTGTATTTTTACTTGGTATAACGTATACTGGATCGTCACTTAAAAAAAGTACAAACTGTATAGCGTTATGCCATGTTGAGGCCTATATTCTAAAGCAAAATAATTTTTTCTGCAAGAAGATCTGAGAGTGGTAACTGATGGCACAGGCAAGAAAAGCATATTCACCGTTTATTACTTACTGCTGATTGGTGATAGGATTTCGcataactaaataaaatgtttttgtttcagattaAAATAGCATTCATGGTTCAAAGTGCTGAACTGTAACATGAATCACTGTCAATGTGTTCACAAAGGAAATGCTAAATAGTTGCaagaactgaataaaacattgcAGTCAGAGGCCTGGATTCACCCCTTTTTCAGTCTCGACAAACTCGATTTCATATCCCATAGTCTAACCTAAGTGCCCTCTTTCCCCTACCACGAGTAAAACTGTGCTATATATAATGGCTGTGAATGTGGTGGATGATGAATCATTCCACTCCTGACACCCGGCACTGGATATTGGCTGGCCGTGCTCTCAACTGCCCGGCATTTAGAAATGGGCCCTCTTCATTTACATTCACAGATGACGAGGACTTAAGAGTTCCTAGCCATCAATCAGTCTACTTATGTATAAGTGTCGATAGCTCCTCATAGAGACCTTCAGCCAGAGCGGCGAGCTGGTTATCAGCTCGGCACAGAGTGAGTTACCGCTGCAGTCCCTGTGGCCCTATGTCATCATCTTAATCGgtatttttgacactttgatTGGAGAAGGATTGCATATTGTGCTGAACCTGTCCTTGGGCGGCGTAGAGAATGGCAGAGCAAGGAGAACACATGGGGAAGGACATGTAGTATTCCCCTATGTATTCCCCTGAGAGCTGTGGagtctctctttttctctcttataTGCAGTTCTTGCTCTCTGCCTGGAGACAGATCTGGGTTTCCACCTGGCCCACTTTCAAAGCTGTGGAGGAAAGAAGGCCAGGGAAGACTGACTGGAGGAAAACTAAAGTGCGCCAGTTAATTTCGCTGTATCGTAATTGTTGGAATGGTATGAGTTTCATCTAGTTTGCGAGTGCATTAAGAGCTTTTAGCATGAgtcctctgtgtgtgagagtgtgttttctatgtgtgtgtaatAGGTCTGGACAGTAATTGCAGGATGGTGATGTAGCATGCAGCTCTGTAAATGATCAAAGCAAAATCAACAACTCTGGTGCCTGCCTCTGAATGACCTCATTGGGCTGCTCACACATTTTCCTTCACACAGTTCAAATCTTCTACCCTAATGTTTGAGCATACTCTATATTTGTGCAGAGACGTAAATTGTGACAACACGTGCACAGCGGCAGCCATCCAAGACTCTACAAGCCCAGTCAAGCACTCAAATGAGAATATGGAGGAGGATTTTGATTAAAGTGACTCATGGGGTCAGGAGGATGGCTCAGGCATCTGGACCTGGGGTTCTGGTGTTCTCTTGAAACAGATGTGCACAGGTTTTGTAGCTGCTGGTTCCTTCATTTCTTCATTTCCCAGCTGTATTTGTCAGAATTTCCCTACACATTCCTGCAgaccaaaagaaaacatatgTCTATAAAAGATTTTGTTTATATTCAGTGTGACATTGACCCAGATTGAATTCACGTTATGGGCATGCGTGCTGTCAAGTTGTGGCACAGCGCAAGCCATGCCCTTTACAGCAATTTCATCTATTTTTATCTGCTTCTGTTTCTAAATGCTGTTTTATTGGGTTTCTCGTgaatccatttatttatttatcctcGTGTTTGGTTTAAAAACGCTTTCCTCTGGTAGTGGGCGACGCTTCCTCTTTAATGTGAAACAGCGAGGACAGGAGTGTCGGGAAAAGGGGGGAGCGCAGAGGGATGGGGCGAGGCGCGCACGGAGCTCTTAGTATGCGCTGCAATGCCCAACTGCAGCCCACGCACCTCAACTAAGGTGAAATATGGTGAAATATGAGAGTCACGGGAAGAGCCGGCAGCTCGACAACAGTTAGTCGTGATGAGATGACACAGCCGCCGGACAGATTAGTCCAATAAATAGGGAAGGATTGGAGATAATGTGAAGGCGCGGACGAACGACCTCAAGGCACCTTTTAAGAGGAGACAAactggataaaaaaaacacatacatgcGTAACGAGAGAATCGCGGTGAATTCCTGCATGCCACTATGATGCTGTAGCCTGACAGAatgatgctgtgctgctttgCTTTAGTGCATGGAGTCTGCTGTGGCTGCCCGTGATCCACACGGGATATTAAGGGCTGCAAATGGCTTGAGCATGTCTGGCACCTGCCTCTCCAAAACTAACTCGCGCTTGTCAATCAACTACAACATGTTTGAATATCTCAGTGCATGAAGTTGGCTGCAAATTTATGAAACActgtactgtttttttcttcttcgtaACCTTTCAAAAGAGGACTGCGTTATGGGCAGTGAACATAAGCCTCTGATTCTTACTAATGCGCGTCACTGGTGTCTTCATAttcagaaacaaataaaactggatgGTGGAATTTGCGCACAGATGCATGACTAAATTGTGAATCTTTGAGATAAAAATTAacaactaaaaaacaaacaaagtggTTTGGGGATCAAACAGGTGATTTCGCCCTAGATGAAATCTGCTGAAGCATGGGTGCTCCCTGGTAGAAACAGTGCCAGCAGCGCCTCCCGCAACCATCCCTTCCCTCCGTGCGTCTCTGCAGATACCAGGCTGGAGGATcgcctttttgttgttgttttgctgtttgttgttgctgctggcGACGGCATGATTGTTTTGAGGAGGGagggtgtcttttttttcccctctttcttttttgctggTGTCAGCATGTTTGCTTTTCACTTTTCCTCCTACTGTCGCCTCCTCCGACCAGCTTTCAACCTGTAGAGTGGCTGCATGACAACATGTAGCTGTCTGCTGGTTTACTGAGGGCGAGGGAGGTAACTCCTGCATCCTCACACCTTGTCCCTTTCTCCCATCCCCACTGCCGCTTTGCTGCAGAGCCGGAGCTTCTGGTGATACATGATTTGACAGAAAGGACCTGAGAGGGTGGGCTGACTTTGGACCGGACACTTCTATAGAGCCCAGAGGACAAACTGTGAAAGAGCCTGACAAGTGCAAATAGGTAGGAGATTCTGATTTTAATTCGCAACTTTTCCTTTTGCAATCACATCTGTGACCTGAAACAGGCTTAGTGCATGGTGGAGTGGCCTTTAGAGTTTCAAACAGTTCAGCAGGGGGTAATGTCAACCCCCTAAATATAGTGTGATGATAATCGATTAATTTGATCAGTGACttgatgaagtttttttttcctctcagcttTAGGAGGGAATGTTGGTCACACTGCACATACAGAAAGAGCAAATTTATCTCAGAGATTGTATGGAGCACTCAGCATATAATCAGATTTGTCGGTTGTAATTGCAGCCCGGTGAGAGTGGATACAGTATTACTGGCTAGCATATTGATCCTGCATCGTGCTCATATGAGGGAGAACTCATAACCTAATACACAGACACAATGGAGCCAATGTGCTCAAATGGTTCTCCCCCCCTTGCTTGTTATTTTCATCTTCTTTGCTCTTCTCTGTTTGCACGGAGGTGTGGAAATAGCAATGTATTTCTGGGAAATCCTGACAATTTGAGTGTGAAGAAAGATGTTAGGTTTAGTGAAATCAATGGATTAGAACTACATACTTAAAATCTCCATTTATCACTCAGTTTGAGAGTAAAGGTTTCCTTGCTGATCACatgcaaaacatgaaacatgcaGTAATCATGTTAATATGTCAGTCTTCCTCTGCTTTCTGTCCCGTCCTCTAGGTTTTCCTGCCAGTGCCTGAACCCACGAGTGTGTGAAGCCTTTATCTTCCTCAAGGCCCAGCGTGGCCCCACCTTGTCTGAAAGCTGCAGGTCCCATCTTGTTCCATCATGACGGTTGCTACCAGCGACCCTGCCGACGAAGCGGCAGCACATCCAGGCCAGCCTCACGACCAGTACGACCCAGAGCCGGATCACGAGTGCTGCGAGAGGGTGGTCATCAACATTTCAGGGTTGCGTTTTGAGACGCAGCTAAAGACACTCTCCCAGTTTCCAGAGACGCTACTAGGTGATCCAAAAAAAAGGATGAGGTATTTTGATCCTCTCCGGAATGAGTATTTCTTTGACCGGAATCGGCCAAGTTTTGATGCAATTCTATATTACTACCAGTCTGGAGGGAGACTACGCCGGCCTGTTAACGTGACCCTAGACATATTTTCTGAGGAGATCCGGTTTTATGAACTTGGTGAGGAGGCTATGGAAATCTTCAGGGAGGATGAAGGTTTCATAAAGGAAGAAGAGAGGCCTCTGCCAGAGAATGAGTTTCAGAGGCAAGTGTGGCTTCTGTTCGAGTACCCAGagagctcaggaccagctcgCATCATTGCCATCATCTCCGTCATGGTGATTCTCATCTCGATTGTCAGCTTCTGTCTGGAGACAATGCCAGTTTTCCGAAATGATGATGCAGAAATGATGAATCATTTTCTATTCGAGTACGGGTCCAACAGCACCTCTACCGATTACAGCTCACCATATTTTACAGATCCTTTCTTCATCGTAGAGACCCTCTGCATCATCTGGTTCTCTTTTGAGTTTCTTGTTAGATTCTTTGCCTGTCCAAGCAAAGCTGGATTTTTTGGCAACATCATGAACATCATTGATATTGTGGCAATCATTCCTTACTTCATCACCCTGGGCACAGAGCTAGCGGAGCGCCCAGAGGACAGCATGGGAGGCCAGCAAGCTATGTCTTTGGCTATTCTCCGTGTAATTCGTCTGGTGAGGGTGTTTCGTATCTTCAAACTGTCTCGTCACTCTAAAGGTCTCCAGATATTAGGACAGACGCTAAAAGCCAGCATGCGTGAGCTGGGcctcctcatcttcttcctGTTTATCGGCGTTATCCTCTTCTCTAGTGCAGTCTACTTCGCGGAAGCAGATGAAGAACACTCCCAGTTCAACAGCATCCCCGAGGCCTTTTGGTGGGCAGTGGTTTCCATGACCACTGTAGGCTATGGAGACATGGTCCCAACAACGATTGGAGGGAAGATCGTGGGGTCTCTCTGTGCAATTGCCGGTGTGCTGACTATCGCCCTGCCTGTACCTGTCATTGTGTCTAACTTCAACTACTTCtaccacagagaaacagaggGTGAGGAACAGGCACAGTATCTGAACATTCCAAGTGTGCCTAAAGCCAGCTCAGCTGATGATCTGAAGAAAGAAGGTCGAAGCGGCAGTGGATCAACTCTCAGCAAATCTGACTATGTGGAGATCCAGGAGGCTGTGAACCATAGCACCGAGGACTTCagaccagagagcaggaaaacaggaaactgcACCTTGTCCAACACCAACTATGTAAACATCACTAAGATGCGTACAGATGTATAATGTGAGCTGTTGTATGCGGGTAGCATTTGCCAGGATCTACAGAGGTTGTAGCAGGAATATGGAGGTGTGACTCCCAGTACTGCCCAACATAGGGGACCAGTACGGAAGTAGACCAAGCAGAAGACTGAGGTTAACATGGAGAAAGGGTCAACAGAGAACAACCCATGTTCTTCTACATCATATGGACCTATCAGTGCATATCAGAATACTGCCACCCATCTTATTTAGGACATTGTTAGTGTCTGCATGGCATTAGTCTTACCTATGTGACAATAGTTGTCCTGCTTGCAACAGTAGCCAAATAGTAGCTTAACCTCTAATAATTAATACTACCAACATAAAGGGACCACTAGTTTAAACTTTTGTGCTCAAACTGCTCTAGAGAAAATAA
The window above is part of the Acanthochromis polyacanthus isolate Apoly-LR-REF ecotype Palm Island chromosome 6, KAUST_Apoly_ChrSc, whole genome shotgun sequence genome. Proteins encoded here:
- the kcna2b gene encoding potassium voltage-gated channel subfamily A member 2b; translation: MTVATSDPADEAAAHPGQPHDQYDPEPDHECCERVVINISGLRFETQLKTLSQFPETLLGDPKKRMRYFDPLRNEYFFDRNRPSFDAILYYYQSGGRLRRPVNVTLDIFSEEIRFYELGEEAMEIFREDEGFIKEEERPLPENEFQRQVWLLFEYPESSGPARIIAIISVMVILISIVSFCLETMPVFRNDDAEMMNHFLFEYGSNSTSTDYSSPYFTDPFFIVETLCIIWFSFEFLVRFFACPSKAGFFGNIMNIIDIVAIIPYFITLGTELAERPEDSMGGQQAMSLAILRVIRLVRVFRIFKLSRHSKGLQILGQTLKASMRELGLLIFFLFIGVILFSSAVYFAEADEEHSQFNSIPEAFWWAVVSMTTVGYGDMVPTTIGGKIVGSLCAIAGVLTIALPVPVIVSNFNYFYHRETEGEEQAQYLNIPSVPKASSADDLKKEGRSGSGSTLSKSDYVEIQEAVNHSTEDFRPESRKTGNCTLSNTNYVNITKMRTDV